A DNA window from Limanda limanda chromosome 6, fLimLim1.1, whole genome shotgun sequence contains the following coding sequences:
- the LOC133003713 gene encoding P2Y purinoceptor 13-like → MNSTLSNTSVKCVRDTSITAVVFPCLYSILFIVALILNSLAAWIFFSIPSTSTFVVFLKNVVAADLLMTLTIPLRVLSDAGVGSWRLRAFHCRYSAVLFYITMYISILLLGLISLDRYLKIVRPFGKSALQRVRVGQVLSAAVWVVMLSLALPNVILSDKPPRVSGGKLKCTSMKSDAGLMWHEGFNYFCQVVFWGTLALMVFCYTFISKKVYESYKASKSRCQAARRRTKAKVFVVVAVFFICFAPFHFARVPYTLTQTRDKMSHCQALYIAKETTLWLSATNVFLDPLIYVFLCKVFRKRLTATLCLKPFNKGATESPTATSTQMEMSQLGNNSKVSSNGMSQ, encoded by the exons ATGAACAGCACCCTGTCGAACACCTCCGTCAAATGTGTCCGAGACACCAGCATAACAGCAGTGGTGTTCCCCTGTTTGTACAGCATCCTCTTCATAGTTGCTCTGATACTGAATTCCCTGGCTGCATGGATTTTCTTCAGCATCCCCAGCACCTCAACATTTGTGGTCTTTCTAAAAAATGTG GTGGCAGCTGACTTGCTGATGACTCTGACCATCCCTCTGAGAGTCTTAAGTGACGCGGGCGTGGGCTCCTGGCGTCTGCGCGCCTTCCACTGCCGATACTCTGCGGTTCTCTTCTACATCACCATGTACATCAGCATCCTCCTGCTGGGTCTGATCAGCCTGGACCGCTACCTGAAAATAGTCCGGCCCTTTGGGAAAAGTGCTCTGCAGCGGGTCCGAGTTGGTCAGGTGCTGAGTGCTGCCGTCTGGGTGGTGATGTTGTCTTTGGCACTGCCCAATGTTATTCTCAGTGACAAACCACCACGGGTCTCTGGAGGCAAACTGAAGTGCACATCCATGAAGAGCGATGCAGGGCTGATGTGGCACGAAGGATTCAACTACTTCTGTCAG GTGGTTTTTTGGGGTACTCTGGCCTTGATGGTGTTTTGCTACACATTCATCAGCAAGAAGGTTTATGAGTCATACAAAGCCTCAAAGAGCAGATGTCAGGCAGCCCGACGCAGAACCAAAGCAAAAGTCTTTGTGGTGGTGGCGGTGTTTTTCATCTGCTTCGCCCCCTTCCACTTCGCCCGAGTTCCCTACACTCTGACCCAAACCCGCGACAAGATGAGCCACTGCCAAGCACTCTACATTGCCAAGGAAACCACCTTGTGGCTGTCAGCCACCAATGTATTTCTGGATCCGCTTATTTATGTGTTCCTGTGCAAGGTATTTAGGAAAAGACTGACCGCTACGCTCTGTCTTAAGCCTTTCAACAAAGGTGCCACGGAATCTCCAACGGCAACATCAACTCAGATGGAAATGTCACAGCTGGGCAACAATAGCAAAGTGTCAAGTAATGGGATGTCACAGTAA
- the LOC133002901 gene encoding P2Y purinoceptor 13-like produces the protein MVANNTSNLSSKCVTFTDTINVAVSYLYFIEFPIGLFLNGVGAWVSLHIPSTSTFIVYVKNQLAANLLMTLTLPLMAASMLPGAAVELRAFACRYSDVIFYVSLYAGISLTGLISMDRFFKIVRPFGKVLGQNVTFSLVMSTLVWAVLVGTTVIPTMILTDRSPGNYSGDFCMSLKGPAGKKLQAFVVLFMEILFWFISLLIVFCYICITVTVVQSFRNSGSKNSQGTKKTKLRVFSIVLVFFVCFMPLHLMRIPVTLQYKLSDDEVCDEMWLVIAHKITLWMTTTNICLDPLLYSYLSKEYSDALVNILKAGGKLVGLYSAKNEDVSCDKKVRD, from the coding sequence ATGGTGGCCAACAACACATCAAACCTCTCCTCGAAGTGTGTCACTTTCACAGATACCATAAATGTGGCTGTCTCATACCTCTATTTCATCGAGTTCCCCATTGGATTATTTCTCAACGGAGTAGGAGCATGGGTTTCTTTGCACATCCCCTCCACTTCAACTTTCATCGTGTATGTAAAAAACCAGCTGGCTGCCAACCTGCTCATGACTCTGACGCTGCCGCTCATGGCAGCGAGCATGCTTCCTGGAGCAGCCGTCGAGCTAAGGGCGTTCGCCTGTCGTTATTCTGACGTAATCTTCTACGTCTCCCTGTATGCGGGTATCTCTTTAACTGGTCTGATCAGCATGGACCGATTCTTTAAAATCGTGAGACCGTTTGGAAAAGTGCTGGGACAGAATGTGACGTTCAGTCTGGTGATGTCCACTCTGGTTTGGGCGGTGTTAGTAGGCACCACGGTCATCCCAACCATGATCCTAACCGACAGGAGCCCTGGTAATTACTCAGGAGACTTCTGCATGTCCCTGAAAGGTCCAGCTGGTAAGAAACTGCAGGCATTTGTGGTTTTATTCATGGAGATTCTTTTCTGGTTCATCAGCCTATTGATCGTATTTTGCTACATCTGCATCACCGTGACGGTCGTGCAGTCCTTCAGAAACTCCGGGAGCAAAAACAGCCAAGGGACGAAGAAAACCAAACTGCGAGTCTTCTCGATCGTCctggtgttttttgtgtgttttatgcccCTCCACTTAATGCGCATTCCTGTTACCCTACAATATAAACTCTCTGACGATGAAGTCTGCGATGAAATGTGGTTAGTGATTGCTCATAAAATAACCCTGTGGATGACTACCACAAATATTTGTCTGGACCCACTTCTCTACAGCTACCTGAGCAAAGAGTACAGTGACGCGCTGGTCAACATTCTGAAAGCTGGAGGGAAGCTTGTTGGGTTGTATTCAGCTAAGAATGAGGATGTTTCCTGTGACAAAAAAGTCAGAGATTGA
- the LOC133002902 gene encoding P2Y purinoceptor 13-like, giving the protein MALNQTSLHDSLCNSFTYNPTVVPALYFSMFPIALLLNGVAAWVSLHLKSTTTFVVYLKNLVAADLIMTLLIPWIAAADLPHLSKLLFVPSCRYFSSLFYSTEYTCIALLGFIGLDRFFKIVSPQNKLAQNLTVSKVISGTVWLIMFGGTALPTIILSNKSVANLTETSNCLQLKGPAGIELHKKIIIYLNFFFWLVSVVIAVCYICIAHKVIQSFKNSGSNNNQGKQKIKLRVFVVVFVFFVSFAPYHIYRIPYTFQQVQQHSSKTTCAYLKGKFAKEFTLWLANTNICMDPLIYVFLCREFKDKLMSMMKNVATAFKVASAGKAEAASV; this is encoded by the coding sequence ATGGCGTTAAATCAGACGTCGCTTCATGATTCCTTGTGCAACAGTTTCACCTACAACCCAACCGTTGTTCCCGCTCTCTACTTCTCGATGTTCCCCATAGCTCTGCTGCTGAACGGTGTAGCAGCCTGGGTGTCCCTGCACCTCAAGTCCACCACCACCTTTGTGGTGTACCTCAAAAACCTTGTCGCTGCTGACCTTATCATGACGTTGCTCATCCCGTGGATTGCTGCGGCTGACTTGCCGCATCTGTCAAAACTATTATTTGTACCGTCATGCCGTTATTTCAGCTCACTTTTCTACAGCACAGAGTACACATGTATCGCTTTGTTGGGCTTCATCGGTCTGGACCGTTTCTTCAAGATTGTGTCACCTCAAAACAAGTTAGCTCAGAATCTGACCGTGAGCAAAGTGATATCGGGCACAGTGTGGTTAATAATGTTCGGAGGCACAGCTTTACCAACTATCATTTTGAGCAACAAATCAGTGGCCAACTTGACAGAGACCAGCAATTGCCTGCAGTTGAAAGGACCGGCTGGAATTGAACTCCATAAGAAGATTATAATCTACCTGAATTTTTTCTTTTGGCTCGTCAGTGTTGTCATTGCGGTTTGCTACATTTGCATCGCACACAAAGTCATCCAGTCTTTTAAAAACTCTGGGAGTAACAACAACCAGGGAAAGCAAAAGATCAAGCTTCGTGTTTTTGtggttgtctttgtgttttttgtatcgTTCGCACCATATCACATTTACAGGATCCCTTACACTTTTCAACAAGTCCAGCAGCATTCGTCCAAAACCACCTGCGCTTACTTGAAGGGCAAGTTTGCCAAAGAATTCACGCTCTGGCTCgccaacacaaacatctgcatgGACCCACTTATCTACGTCTTTCTGTGTCGAGAGTTCAAGGACAAGCTGATGTCTATGATGAAGAATGTTGCCACCGCATTTAAAGTAGCTTCAGCAGGCAAAGCAGAGGCTGCTTCGGTTTAG
- the LOC133002904 gene encoding P2Y purinoceptor 13-like: MALNQTSLYDSLCNSFTYNPTVVPALYFSMFPIALLLNGVAAWVSLHLKSTTTFVVYLKNLVAADLIMTLLIPWIAAADLPHLSKLLFVPSCRYFSSLFYSTEYTCIALLGLIGLDRFFKIVSPQNKLAQNLTVSKVISGTVWLIMFGGTALPTIILSNKSVANLTETSNCLQLKGPAGIELHKKIIIYLNFFFWLVSVVIAVCYICIAHKVIQSFKNSGSNNNQGKQKIKLRVFVVVFVFFVSFAPYHIYRIPYTFQQVQQHSSKTTCAYLKGKFAKEFTLWLANTNICMDPLIYVFLCREFKDKLMSMMKNVATAFKVASAGKAEAASV; this comes from the coding sequence ATGGCGTTAAATCAGACGTCGCTTTATGATTCCTTGTGCAACAGTTTCACCTACAACCCAACCGTTGTTCCCGCTCTCTACTTCTCGATGTTCCCCATAGCTCTGCTGCTGAACGGTGTAGCAGCCTGGGTGTCTCTGCACCTCAAGTCCACCACCACCTTTGTGGTGTACCTCAAAAACCTTGTCGCTGCTGACCTTATCATGACGTTGCTCATCCCGTGGATTGCTGCGGCTGACTTGCCGCATCTGTCAAAACTATTATTTGTACCGTCATGCCGTTATTTCAGCTCACTTTTCTACAGCACAGAGTACACATGTATCGCTTTGTTGGGCTTAATCGGTCTTGACCGTTTCTTCAAGATCGTGTCACCTCAAAACAAGTTAGCTCAGAATCTGACCGTGAGCAAAGTGATATCGGGCACAGTGTGGTTAATAATGTTCGGAGGCACAGCTTTACCAACTATCATTTTGAGCAACAAATCAGTGGCCAACTTGACAGAGACCAGCAATTGCCTGCAGTTGAAAGGACCGGCTGGAATTGAACTCCATAAGAAGATTATAATCTACCTGAATTTTTTCTTTTGGCTCGTCAGTGTTGTCATTGCGGTTTGCTACATTTGCATCGCACACAAAGTCATCCAGTCTTTTAAAAACTCTGGGAGTAACAACAACCAGGGAAAGCAAAAGATCAAGCTTCGTGTTTTTGtggttgtctttgtgttttttgtatcgTTCGCACCATATCACATTTACAGGATCCCTTACACTTTTCAACAAGTCCAGCAGCATTCGTCCAAAACCACCTGCGCTTACTTGAAGGGCAAGTTTGCCAAAGAATTCACGCTCTGGCTCgccaacacaaacatctgcatgGACCCACTTATCTACGTCTTTCTGTGTCGAGAGTTCAAGGACAAGCTGATGTCTATGATGAAGAATGTTGCCACCGCATTTAAAGTAGCTTCAGCAGGCAAAGCAGAGGCTGCTTCGGTTTAG
- the LOC133002905 gene encoding P2Y purinoceptor 13-like — translation MVANNTSNLSSKCVTFTDTINVAVSYLYFFEFPIALFLNGVASWVSLHTCSTSTFVVYVKNQLAANLLMTLTLPLMAASMLPGATFELRAFACRYSNVIFYCSLYAGISLTGLISMDRFFKIVRPFGKVLGQNVTFSLVMSTLVWAVLVGTTVIPTMILTDRSPGNYSGDFCMSLKGAAGKKLHAYVVLFMMIIFWSISVLIVFCYICITVTFVQSFRNSRSKNSQGTKKTKLRVFLTVLVFFVCFMPLHITRIPVTLQYEFSDDEVCDNEMWLEIAHKIALWMSTTNICLHPLLYSYLSKEYRDTMVNILKAGGKLVGLYSAENEDVSCDKKVRD, via the coding sequence ATGGTGGCCAACAACACATCAAACCTCTCCTCGAAGTGTGTCACTTTCACAGATACCATAAATGTGGCTGTCTCATACCTCTATTTCTTCGAGTTCCCCATTGCATTATTTCTCAACGGAGTAGCATCATGGGTTTCTCTGCACACCTGCTCCACTTCAACTTTCGTCGTGTATGTAAAAAACCAGCTGGCTGCCAACCTGCTCATGACTCTGACGCTGCCGCTCATGGCAGCGAGCATGCTTCCTGGAGCAACCTTCGAGCTAAGGGCGTTCGCCTGTCGTTATTCTAACGTAATCTTCTACTGCTCCCTGTATGCGGGTATCTCTTTAACTGGTCTGATCAGCATGGACCGATTCTTCAAAATCGTGAGACCGTTTGGAAAAGTGCTGGGACAGAATGTGACGTTCAGTCTGGTGATGTCCACTCTGGTTTGGGCAGTGTTAGTAGGCACCACGGTCATCCCAACCATGATCCTAACCGACAGGAGCCCTGGTAATTACTCAGGAGACTTCTGCATGTCCCTGAAAGGTGCAGCTGGTAAGAAACTGCATGCATATGTGGTTTTATTCATGATGATTATTTTCTGGTCCATCAGCGTATTGATCGTATTTTGCTACATCTGCATCACCGTGACGTTTGTGCAGTCCTTCAGAAACTCCAGGAGCAAAAACAGCCAAGGGACGAAGAAAACCAAACTGCGAGTCTTTTTGACCGTCctggtgttttttgtgtgttttatgcccCTCCACATAACGCGCATTCCTGTTACCCTACAATATGAATTCTCTGACGATGAAGTCTGCGATAATGAAATGTGGTTGGAGATTGCTCATAAAATAGCCCTGTGGATGTCTACCACAAATATTTGTCTGCACCCTCTTCTCTACAGCTACCTGAGCAAAGAGTACAGAGACACAATGGTCAACATTCTGAAAGCTGGAGGGAAGCTTGTTGGGTTGTATTCAGCTGAGAATGAGGATGTTTcctgtgataaaaaagtcagagaTTGA
- the p2ry12 gene encoding P2Y purinoceptor 12, producing METNTTFPQFSGNNSFTNITCSRNNVLKTVVFPVLYSFLFLLGLTLNGVAVWVFFRIPSRSHFIIYLKNIVVADVIMTFTFPFKVLSDSNMASIGLRVFVCRVSSVLFYLTMYISILFFGLISIDRCRKTLKPFRGTNASRLARRKLLSGFIWTCLLVLCLPNVILTCKTPTAQHFKCSDLKTEAGLIWHGVVNHVCQVIFWGNLVTVIVCYTLITKELYKSYSRSKSPSAGGAAFQAQSRTATRSSQPPIRKINANVFLVLAVFFLCFVPFHFARVPYTMSQTRGVLFDCRLKLFFFQLKESTLFLSSLNSLLDPLIYFFLCQSFRTTLFKTLRLPPGSCSWLTGRGSDGDTGSTPLRDSSVGT from the exons atggagacaaacacaactTTCCCCCAGTTCTCCGGCAATAACAGCTTCACCAATATCACTTGTTCCCGTAACAACGTGTTGAAGACTGTGGTCTTTCCTGTTCTCtactccttcctcttcttgctGGGACTGACACTCAACGGCGTGGCGGTGTGGGTGTTTTTTCGCATCCCCTCCCGGTCTCACTTCATCATATACCTGAAGAATATTGTGGTTGCGGATGTCATCATGACCTTCACGTTCCCTTTCAAG gtgTTATCAGACTCCAACATGGCGTCCATTGgcctgcgtgtgtttgtgtgccgaGTTTCCTCAGTGCTCTTCTACCTCACCATGTACATCAGTATCCTGTTCTTCGGCCTCATCAGCATCGATCGCTGCAGAAAGACCCTCAAGCCCTTCAGGGGCACTAACGCGTCCCGGTTAGCTCGTCGGAAGCTGCTCTCGGGCTTCATCTGGACCTGTCTGCTTGTCCTCTGTCTGCCCAATGTGATCCTGACGTGCAAAACCCCAACTGCTCAACACTTCAAGTGCAGCGACCTGAAGACGGAGGCCGGGCTGATTTGGCATGGTGTGGTAAATCATGTCTGTCAAGTTATTTTCTGGGGCAACCTGGTGACGGTGATAGTCTGCTACACCCTGATAACCAAGGAGCTGTACAAGTCCTACTCCCGCAGTAAGTCCCCCAGCGCTGGAGGGGCTGCATTTCAGGCACAGAGCCGGACAGCAACCCGCTCGTCCCAGCCGCCCATAAGGAAAATTAACGCAAACGTGTTTCTGGTCCTGGCAGTGTTCTTCCTGTGCTTTGTGCCGTTTCACTTTGCCCGTGTGCCTTACACCATGAGCCAGACGCGAGGGGTTCTCTTCGACTGTAGGCTCAAGCTCTTCTTCTTTCAGCTGAAAGAGAGTACGCTGTTCCTCTCATCCCTGAACTCTCTGCTTGACCCGCTCATCTACTTCTTCCTCTGCCAGTCCTTCAGAACCACACTGTTCAAGACCCTGCgtcttcctcctggttcctgcaGCTGGCTGACAGGGAGGGGCTCGGACGGGGACACGGGCAGCACCCCCCTGAGAGACTCCTCTGTTGGAACATAA